The window CGCGGGTCCAGGTGATGCGCGGGGCGCACAAGAAGGGCGTGCGCTACTTCGGCCCCTACGGGCACGCCTGGGCGATCCGCGAGACGGTCGACCTGCTGCTGCGCGTCTTCCCCGTCCGCACCTGCTCCAACGGCGTCTTCAAGCGGGCCCGCCAGGTCGGCCGGCCCTGTCTGCTCGGCTACATCGGCAAGTGCGCCGCGCCCTGCGTCGGCAAGGTCTCGGCCGAGGAACACCGCGAGCTGGCCGAGGACTTCTGCGACTTCATGGCCGGCCGCACCGGCAACTACCTGCGCCGGCTGGAAGAGCAGATGCGGGAGGCCGCCGCCGACCTGGAGTACGAGAAGGCGGGCCGGCTGCGGGACGACATCGGGGCGCTGAAGCGCGCGATGGAGAAGAACGCCATCGTCCTCGCCGACGCCACCGACGCCGACCTGCTCGCCCTCGCCGAGGACGAGCTGGAGGCGTCCGTCCAGATCTTCCACGTCCGCGGCGGCCGGGTCCGCGGCCAGCGCGGCTGGGTCACCGACAAGGTCGAGGACGTCGACACCGCGGCCCTGGTCGAGCACGCCCTGCAGCAGCTCTACGGCGGCGGCGACGGCGCCGTGCCGCGCGAGGTGCTGGTGCCCGCGCTGCCGGAGCCCGCCGAACCGGTCCGGGAGTGGCTGACCGGCCTGCGCGGCAGCCAGGTCGACCTGCGGATCCCGCAGCGCGGCGACAAGAAGGACCTGATGGCCACCGTGCAGCGCAACGCCCAGCAGGCGCTGGCGCTGCACAAGACCAAGCGCGCCTCCGACCTCACCACCCGCAGCCGCGCCCTCCAGGAGATCGCCGACGCGCTGGAGCTGGACTCCGTCCCGCTGCGGATCGAGTGCTTCGACATCTCGCACCTCCAGGGCGAGGACGTGGTCGCCTCGATGGTGGTCTTCGAGGACGGCCTGGCCCGCAAGAGCGAGTACCGCCGGTTCCAGATCAAGGGCTTCGAGGGCCAGGACGACGTCCGCTCGATGCACGAGGTGATCGGCCGCCGGTTCCGCCGCTACCTCCAGGAGCGCGAGCAGACCGGGGAGTGGGCCGTTCCCGAGGCGGACGACCCCGGCGCGCCCGCGGAGGCCGGCGCACCCGGGCCGCACGGCGCCGCCCGCGGGTCCGACGACCCCGACGGCCCGGAGGTCGTGGTCGGCCCGGTGGACCCGGAGACCGGCCGCCCGCGCCGCTTCGCCTATCCGCCGCAGCTGCTGGTCGTCGACGGCGGCCAGCCGCAGGTCGCCGCCGCCAAGCGCGCCCTGGACGAGCTCGGCATCGACGACGTCGCCCTCTGCGGCCTGGCCAAGCGGCTGGAGGAGGTCTGGCTGCCCGGCGAGGAGGACCCGGTGGTCCTGCCGCGCAGCAGCGAGGGCCTCTACCTGCTCCAGCGGGTCCGCGACGAGGCGCACCGGTTCGCCATCACCTACCAGCGCAGCAAGCGGTCCAAGCGACTCACCGCCGGGGAGCTGGACTCCGTCCCCGGCCTCGGCGAGACTCGCCGCCAGGCGCTGCTCAAGCACTTCGGCTCGCTGAAGAAGCTCCGGCTGGCCACCGTCGACGAACTCTGTGCCGTCCCCGGCATCGGACGCCGGACGGCGGAGACTGTTGCGGCGGCGTTGTCGTCCCGTCCATCCGCGACACCCGCCGTGAACACCGCCACCGGCGAGATCATCGATGACGGCGCCGTCCCGGCCGGCCCGGCGGCCGGCACCGGGACCGACGCCGCACCCCAGACCGCACCATTCCAGGAGACGCCATGACGGCCGACGCCGTCCGTCAGCCGGCGCGCCCCGCCTTCACTCGCCCGAGTGAGCAGGGGAAGCGTGGCCGTGCCGCGCGCGTTCTCCACAGCAGAACCACCGAGAGCGGGGAACCGAAGTGACGATGTCCGACGATGGCGGCACCGCCCGGCCACTGGCCGCGGGCGAGAACGTGCCGGAGCTGGTGATCATCTCCGGGATGTCCGGAGCCGGCCGGTCGACGGCGGCCAAGTGCCTGGAGGACCTGGGCTGGTTCGTGGTGGACAACCTGCCGCCGGCCCTCATCCCGACCATGGTCGACCTCGGCGCCCGTTCCCAGGGGAACGTCGCCCGGATCGGCGCCGTGGTCGACGTCCGCGGCCGCCAGTTCTTCGACGACCTGCTCACCTCGCTGGACGAGCTGGAGAAGCGCGGCGTCCGGCTGAGCGTGGTCTTCCTGGACTCCTCCGACGACGCCCTGGTCCGGCGCTTCGAGAGCGTGCGCCGCCCGCACCCGCTCCAGGCCGACGGCCGGATCGTGGACGGCATCGCCCAGGAGCGCGACCTCCTGCGCGAGCTGCGCGGCGAGGCCGACCTGGTGATCGACACCTCCAACCTCAACGTGCACCAGCTGCGGGCCAAGCTGGACGCCCAGTTCGCCGACCACGACGAGCCCGAGCTGCGCGCCACCGTGATGTCCTTCGGCTTCAAGTACGGCCTCCCCGTCGACGCCGACCTCGTGGTGGACTGCCGCTTCCTGCCGAATCCGCACTGGGTGCCGGAGCTCCGCGCCCGGACGGGCACCGACGCCGACGTCGCCGACTACGTGTTCCAGCAGCCCGGTGCCAACGAGTTCCTCAACGGCTACGCGGAGCTGCTGCGCATCATCACCGAGGGGTACCGCCGCGAGGGGAAGCGTTACATGACCCTTGCCGTAGGCTGCACCGGTGGCAAGCACCGCAGCGTCGCGATGTCCGAGCGGCTGACCAAGCGTCTGATCGCGGACGGCGTCGAAACGGTGCTGGTCCACCGTGACATGGGACGGGAGTAGCCGCCTCACCCCCTGCCGGGCCGCCGGTGGAGGCCGGCGGCGGGCAAGAGGAACGCGAGGTAGGTGTGACGGGATACGTGCCCGGGCGGCAGCTGCAGAACAAGACCGCCGACCGGACGGGGGTCCCGTCACGCGGCGCGTCGCCCAACCGGCCGCGGACCGGCCAGGTCCGCACCAGCCCGGCCCGTACCAACCAGGCACCCCGCGGCAACCAGGCGCCCCGGATCGCCGCCCTCGGCGGCGGTCAGGGGCTCTCGGCCTCGCTCTCCGCCCTCCGCCGGCTCACCACCGACCTCACCGCCGTGGTCACCGTCGCCGACGACGGCGGCTCCAGCGGCCGGCTGCGCGAGGAGCTCGGGGTGCTGCCCCCGGGCGACCTCCGCAAGGCGCTGGCCGCGCTCTGCGGCGACGACGACTGGGGCCGGACCTGGTCCGAGGTGATCCAGCAGCGCTTCACCGGCTCCGGCGGCCTGGGCGGCCATGCCGTCGGCAACCTGCTGATCGTCGCGCTCTGGGAGAAGCTGGGGGATCCGGTCGCCGCCCTGGACTGGGTGGGCCGGCTGCTGAACGTCCAGGGCCGGGTGCTGCCGATGTCGGCGGTACCGCTGGACATCGAGGCGGTCGTGCGCGGCCACGACCCGGCCAGCCCGGGCGAGCTGTCCGCCGTCCGGGGCCAGGCGAGCGTCGCCGTGACGCCCGGCACCGTGCAGTCCATCCGGCTGCTGCCGGACGGGCCGCCGGCCGTCCCGGAGGCCGTCACGGCCGTCCGGGAGGCGGACTGGGTGGTGCTCGGGCCCGGCTCCTGGTTCACCAGCGTGCTGCCCCACCTGCTCGTCCCCGAGCTCGCCGAGGCGCTCACCGAGACCCGCGCGCGCCGGCTGCTCACCCTGAACCTGGCCCCGCAGCCCGGCGAGACGGAGGGCTTCACCCCGCAGCGCCACCTGGAGGTCATCGCCGACCACGCACCCGCCCTCGCGGTGGATGCGATCCTGGTGGACGAGCGCGCCGTCACCGGCGGCGCCTTCGGCCAGGCGGACCTGGCCGGCCTGGAGAAGGCCGCGGAGCGGATGGGCGCGGCCCTGGTGCTCGGCCGGGTCGCCCGTACCGACGGCACACCGCGACACGACCCGGAGCTCTTGGCCGCCGCGTACGACCGGATTTTCCGGACACATGGAAGGATCGGGCCATGGCGATGACTCCAGCGGTGAAGGACGAGATCAGCCGGCTCCCGGTCACCCGGGCCTGCTGCCGCAAGGCGGAGGTCTCGGCGATCCTGCGTTTCGCGGGCGGGCTGCACATCGTGAGCGGCCGCATCGTGATCGAGGCGGAGCTGGACACCGGGGCGGCAGCGCGACGCCTGCGCAAGGACCTCCTGGAGATCTTCGGACACTCCTCGGACCTGGTGGTGATGGCGCCCGGCGGTCTGCGGCGCGGCAGCCGCTACGTGGTGCGGGTGGTCAAGGACGGCGAGCTGCTGGCGCGGCAGACCGGTCTGGTGGACGGCCGCGGCCGGCCGATCCGGGGCCTGCCCCCGGCCGTCGTCTCCGGGGCGACCTGTGACGCGGAGGCGGCCTGGCGGGGCGCCTTCCTGGCGCACGGCTCGCTCACCGAGCCCGGCCGCTCCTCCTCGCTGGAGATCACCTGCCCCGGCTCCGAGGCGGCCCTCGCCCTGGTCGGCGCGGCCCGCCGGCTCGGCATCCCGGCCAAGGCCCGCGAGGTGCGCGGCGTCGACCGGGTGGTGATCCGGGACGGCGACGCCATCGGCGCGCTGCTGACCCGCCTCGGCGCGCACGAGTCGGTGCTGGCGTGGGAGGAGCGGCGGATGCGGCGCGAGGTCCGGGCCACCGCCAACCGCCTGGCCAACTTCGACGACGCCAACCTGCGCCGCTCGGCCCGGGCCGCGGTCGCGGCCGGCGCCCGGGTGCAGCGCGCGCTGGAGATCCTCGGCGAGGAGGTGCCGGACCACCTGGCCGCCGCCGGCCAGCTGCGGATGCAGCACAAGCAG of the Kitasatospora sp. NBC_01246 genome contains:
- the uvrC gene encoding excinuclease ABC subunit UvrC; translation: MADPSTYRPAPGAIPTSPGVYKFRDAHGRVIYVGKAKSLRPRLSSYFQDLAGLHPRTATMVTTAASVEWTVVATEVEALQLEYSWIKEFDPRFNVKYRDDKSYPELAVTLDEEYPRVQVMRGAHKKGVRYFGPYGHAWAIRETVDLLLRVFPVRTCSNGVFKRARQVGRPCLLGYIGKCAAPCVGKVSAEEHRELAEDFCDFMAGRTGNYLRRLEEQMREAAADLEYEKAGRLRDDIGALKRAMEKNAIVLADATDADLLALAEDELEASVQIFHVRGGRVRGQRGWVTDKVEDVDTAALVEHALQQLYGGGDGAVPREVLVPALPEPAEPVREWLTGLRGSQVDLRIPQRGDKKDLMATVQRNAQQALALHKTKRASDLTTRSRALQEIADALELDSVPLRIECFDISHLQGEDVVASMVVFEDGLARKSEYRRFQIKGFEGQDDVRSMHEVIGRRFRRYLQEREQTGEWAVPEADDPGAPAEAGAPGPHGAARGSDDPDGPEVVVGPVDPETGRPRRFAYPPQLLVVDGGQPQVAAAKRALDELGIDDVALCGLAKRLEEVWLPGEEDPVVLPRSSEGLYLLQRVRDEAHRFAITYQRSKRSKRLTAGELDSVPGLGETRRQALLKHFGSLKKLRLATVDELCAVPGIGRRTAETVAAALSSRPSATPAVNTATGEIIDDGAVPAGPAAGTGTDAAPQTAPFQETP
- the whiA gene encoding DNA-binding protein WhiA, whose amino-acid sequence is MAMTPAVKDEISRLPVTRACCRKAEVSAILRFAGGLHIVSGRIVIEAELDTGAAARRLRKDLLEIFGHSSDLVVMAPGGLRRGSRYVVRVVKDGELLARQTGLVDGRGRPIRGLPPAVVSGATCDAEAAWRGAFLAHGSLTEPGRSSSLEITCPGSEAALALVGAARRLGIPAKAREVRGVDRVVIRDGDAIGALLTRLGAHESVLAWEERRMRREVRATANRLANFDDANLRRSARAAVAAGARVQRALEILGEEVPDHLAAAGQLRMQHKQASLEELGALADPPLTKDAVAGRIRRLLAMADKRASELGLPSTEANLTDEMALN
- the rapZ gene encoding RNase adapter RapZ, whose translation is MSDDGGTARPLAAGENVPELVIISGMSGAGRSTAAKCLEDLGWFVVDNLPPALIPTMVDLGARSQGNVARIGAVVDVRGRQFFDDLLTSLDELEKRGVRLSVVFLDSSDDALVRRFESVRRPHPLQADGRIVDGIAQERDLLRELRGEADLVIDTSNLNVHQLRAKLDAQFADHDEPELRATVMSFGFKYGLPVDADLVVDCRFLPNPHWVPELRARTGTDADVADYVFQQPGANEFLNGYAELLRIITEGYRREGKRYMTLAVGCTGGKHRSVAMSERLTKRLIADGVETVLVHRDMGRE
- a CDS encoding gluconeogenesis factor YvcK family protein, producing the protein MAALGGGQGLSASLSALRRLTTDLTAVVTVADDGGSSGRLREELGVLPPGDLRKALAALCGDDDWGRTWSEVIQQRFTGSGGLGGHAVGNLLIVALWEKLGDPVAALDWVGRLLNVQGRVLPMSAVPLDIEAVVRGHDPASPGELSAVRGQASVAVTPGTVQSIRLLPDGPPAVPEAVTAVREADWVVLGPGSWFTSVLPHLLVPELAEALTETRARRLLTLNLAPQPGETEGFTPQRHLEVIADHAPALAVDAILVDERAVTGGAFGQADLAGLEKAAERMGAALVLGRVARTDGTPRHDPELLAAAYDRIFRTHGRIGPWR